The Cystobacter ferrugineus genome includes the window GCCGCCAGCAGCCGCTGCACCAGCAGCACCGCCGGCACGAAGAGCACCTCGTAACCACGCTGCACCAACTCGTGGCCGATGGCGCTCACCACGTGCGTCTTGCCGCGGCCCGGCAGCCCGAAGGCCAGCACGTTCTCCGCGCGCTCGACGAAGCCCCCCTCGCACAGGGCCGGGAGCTGGCGGCGCACCTTGGCTGGCAGCTTCTCCTGCTCGAGCGTGGCGAGCGTCTTGTCCGTGGACAGCCCCGAGGCCTTGAGCAGTCGCTCAATGCGTCGTCCCCGGCGCTCGCTCAGCTCCAGCTCCACCAGCTGGCGCAGGTAGTGCGGGCACGTCCAGCCCTCCTGCCCGGCGCGCCTGGCCAGCTCCTCGTGGTGGGCTGCGAATGCCGGCAGCTTCAGCGCTCGCAGCAGCATGGCCAGTGTCTGCTGCTGCTCGTCGGCGGCGGTTGCCGCTGCTCGCAGGGAAGTGGAGGGGGTGCTCATGAGGCCACCTCCCGCTGCTCCACCAGCAGCGCGTCATAGCTGCTCAGGTCCACCTCGGGCTGTGCCAGCTCGGGCACCTCGGGCCTGGCTGGCGCCACCAGCGCCTTCACCTGCTCGGCACCGCGCAGGCCGCCCTCGGCCAGCAGTCGCGCCAGCACCTGCTCCACCTGAGCTTCCAGCGTGGAGGCCGCCAGGTGAAGAATCCGCAGGTACTCCACGTCCGCGGCTCTCCCCTCGTGTACCCGCTGCAACTCGTCGTACGCCTGGCGGAATACCAGCGAAGGGAAGAGGTCCTCCCGGTAGCGGTACTGCGCGAAGGCCCCTGGCTTCTGCACCAGCGACCAGATGATGTGCCG containing:
- the istB gene encoding IS21-like element helper ATPase IstB is translated as MSTPSTSLRAAATAADEQQQTLAMLLRALKLPAFAAHHEELARRAGQEGWTCPHYLRQLVELELSERRGRRIERLLKASGLSTDKTLATLEQEKLPAKVRRQLPALCEGGFVERAENVLAFGLPGRGKTHVVSAIGHELVQRGYEVLFVPAVLLVQRLLAAKKNLLLEKELRRLDGYDAVILDDIGYIQQDREEMEVLFTFLAQRYERRSVLITSNLVFSQWDRIFKDAMTTAAAYRWCTTR